One genomic window of Actinoplanes lobatus includes the following:
- a CDS encoding helix-turn-helix domain-containing protein — MDEYAWSYPVPGLRPWIGHYTGYRQRGVAPALHRGLPSPYLTLIFTLDDPLVVAAHPDPCQAPGRYRSLAGGLHLAPALITHDGRQSGVQVALRPLGCRALLGLPAAELANLDVDAAAVLGDRFVAETRDRLRSAPDWPARFGVLDAMLGGLARADDGPPRVGYAVRRLLGGGPVSVAGLAGEVGWSPRYLTDRIHAELGIRPKEAARVARFDRARRAIRPGVRLADVAATHGYADQSHLVRDFRAFAGCAPSRWLADEFGFVQALPPPDADDGVHD, encoded by the coding sequence ATGGACGAGTACGCATGGTCCTACCCGGTTCCGGGGTTGCGGCCGTGGATCGGGCACTACACCGGCTACCGGCAGCGTGGGGTGGCGCCGGCCCTGCACCGGGGGCTGCCGTCGCCGTACCTGACGCTGATCTTCACGCTGGACGATCCGCTGGTGGTGGCCGCGCACCCGGATCCGTGTCAGGCGCCGGGCCGGTACCGGTCGCTGGCCGGTGGGCTGCACCTGGCGCCCGCGCTGATCACCCACGACGGCCGGCAGTCCGGGGTGCAGGTGGCGCTTCGTCCGCTGGGCTGCCGGGCGCTGCTCGGGCTGCCTGCGGCCGAGCTGGCCAACCTCGACGTGGACGCGGCCGCGGTGCTCGGTGACCGGTTCGTCGCCGAGACGCGGGACCGGCTGCGGTCCGCGCCGGACTGGCCGGCCCGGTTCGGGGTGCTCGACGCCATGCTGGGCGGGCTGGCCCGGGCGGACGACGGGCCGCCCCGGGTGGGGTACGCGGTACGCCGTCTGCTCGGCGGCGGGCCGGTCAGTGTGGCCGGGCTGGCCGGTGAGGTCGGCTGGAGCCCGCGGTACCTGACCGACCGGATCCATGCCGAGCTGGGGATCCGGCCGAAGGAGGCGGCCCGGGTGGCGCGTTTCGACCGGGCGCGGCGGGCGATCCGGCCCGGGGTGCGGCTCGCCGACGTGGCGGCCACGCACGGGTACGCCGACCAGTCGCATCTGGTCCGGGACTTCCGGGCGTTCGCCGGGTGCGCGCCGTCGCGGTGGCTGGCCGACGAGTTCGGTTTCGTCCAAGCGCTGCC